The genomic stretch AACAAAATGGATCTTGGAATCTTGGAATAGGTTGACCAAAGAGCAGGTGTCGCTGACCGGCGGCAGCATCACCCAACTCACGCCGCCGACCGCGGCGCATCCGCTGGGAGATCCGTGACGACATCCACGAAGTGTTCCGCCGCCTGGTTGCGCCATCATCTGCCGGCGTCGCTGGGTGAACCTGTCGCTTTGTCAGGATTCTTGAGCGGCTCCCACCAACCACGGTGAGTGCGGTACCACTCCACTGTCTCCGCCAGCCCCTCCGCGAACGCGACACGAGGTGAGAAACCGAGTTCCGTACGAATTTTGGCGGTTTCCAGGGAATAGCGGAGATCATGCCCCAGCCTGTCCGGAACATGCCGCACCATGTCCCAGCCGACACCACAGGCAGCGAGGATGTGTTCGGCCAGTTCGAGGTTGGTCAACTCGATGCCACCGCCGATGTGGTAAACCTCCCCGGGCCGACCACCGAGGAGCACCAACTGGATGGCGCGGCAGTGGTCCGACACGTGCAGCCACTGACGGCGGTTGCGGCCATCGCCGTACACCGGAACCTGCTGCCCGTCCAGGATATTGGTCGTGAACAGCGGGATCAGCTTTTCCGGATACTGGTACGGACCATAATTGTTGGTGCATCTGGTGACCACTACGTCGAGCCGCCGGGTCCGGTGCCAGGCCAGCGCCAGCAGATCTCCCGCCGCCTTGGCTGCCGCGTACGGTGCGTTCGGGGCTACCGGGGACACCTCGGTCCAGGCGCCCTCGGGAATCGATCCATACACCTCGTCGGTCGAGATGTGAACGAACCGTCCAAGTCGGTGACGGGAGGCTGCTTCCAGCAGCACCTGCGTGCCCAGTGCGTTCGTACGGACAAACGATGCGGCACTGTCGATCGAGCGATCCACATGTGTCTCGGCAGCGAAGTGCACGATCGCGTCGTGTCCGGCCACCACATCGTCTACCAGGCCCCGATCACAGATGTCGCCTTGCACGAACCGGTAATTCGGAAGGTCCGCGATCGGTGCCAGGTTGAGCTCATTGCCGGAATACGTCAACTTGTCCAGAACGGTGATATGAGTTCCCGATGAACCCGGCAGAACGCCACGCAAGGTAGCCCGGACGAACTCCGAGCCGATGAAGCCGGCACCGCCCGTCACCAGAAGTCGCATCCGCGGCATCTCCTTTCTCTTACTCTAGGAATATTACGATTCACCGTCAACCAGAAGGGGAAACGACTGCGTCAGAGCGGTAGCCCAATGCCGAATCGGCGTCAGCCCGACCTCGCGCCAGGCAGCATGCCCCAACACCGTGTACCGGGGCCGCAGTTCGCCACCGGCGACTTGGTCGCTGCGCACCGGGCGGATGCGTCCGGGATCCGCACCGAGCAACCGGAAGACCATCCGGGCGATGTCGTACCAAGTGGTCTCACCTGAGCTCGTTCCGTGGAACACGCCGGATGCGCCCTGCCGAACGAGTGCCACGATCTGTTGTGCCAAATCCACGGTCCACGTTGGCTGGCCCCACTGATCGTCCACCACGTCCACCGTCTTGCGCATCTGCTCCAGCCGGACCATCTTGCGAATGAAGTTCGTGCCATGTCGCCCGTAAAGCCAGGCGGTTCGTACGATCGTCCCGTCGTCTGGCAGCAACTCGAGCACAGCCTGCTCGCCGGCCAGCTTTGTCCGGCCGTACGCGTTGATCGGACTGGTGGCCGCACTTTCGGCATAGGGCTGGCAACTCGTGCCATCGAAAACATAATCAGTGGAGAGGTGGACCAACCGTATCGATCGATCGCTGCATATCGAAGCAAGCTCTCTGACCCCTCTTCCGTTGATAAGAAGGGCCTCCGATTCACTGACCTCCGCTTCAGGGAATCGCGTCCACGCTGCGCAATTGACAATCGTCGTCGGTTGATACCTGGAGACAACGGCTCGGACTGAAAAGCGGTCGGTGATGTCGAGATCCTGTCGAGTGACAGCAACCACTGATTCGTTCAACCCTTGCAAAACCCCCACTAAATCTCGCCCGAGCATTCCTGCCGCACCAGTAACTAACCACCGATTCACCATGTGAGCTTCCAGCTCCGCCGCGTTGGTTGTCAAGACGAATGAGGCAGTGGGTGGTTTCGTTGTTTCACTGTGAATTGGGCTGACCGGGGCGCTGTCGACGGCGCTGGCCCGACGCGGCCGGTCTTCGGCGCGGTCGCCTCTCACTCCACCGTATGGCGGGCGCTGAACCAAGCCGACGAGCAGGGGCTTTCCCGGGCTTCTCCCACCAGCTGATCGACTGGATCGCCTGCGCGGGCGACCGTCAGAGCCCCACGTTCCGCTGGGAGTACTCCGTCGGCTGGGCCTTCACCGCACACGAACAGGCCGCCATCGAGATGTGCGACAAGCAGGGCCTGTGGCGGCCGGCCAGCGGCGGCCCAGATGGCGGCGTACGCGAGAACGCGTTCGTCGCTGACATCACCGCTCTGCTCGGCGACCTGCCTGGCCGGCCGCCGGCACCACCGGGTGATCGCCTGCAAGGAACCCCTCCACCCCAGCTACGCGGCTTCCGGGACCGGCCTGTTGCCCTCGCCCGAGTTGGACGTCAACGCCGCCTGGCTCACCGCCACCACCCCTGCCGCCGATCTCAGCTGCTGACTCCAACTCCTCGCCCTGGACAGCGAGATGACCAGGGCCACGCGGAAGACGCTGCGCTACCCCATCCTGCGGCATCGCGATTTACAAGCCCCCCGGCCGGCCCAGAGTCCTCGCCGCATTGACACTCGCCTGCGGCTGGGCAGACCGTGCTCGTAGCCTGGATTCTCCACGCTCACCGGCGTCCTTACGTTCTGTGGTGCGGTCCCCCGGGCTGACCGCGTAGTTCGGCCCGGGCAATGTGACGTCGGCAGCCCTACCTTGCCAGGGCGGGCGTTTGGGGCGGGAGTGCAGGCGCCATGGCCGCGAGGTCGGGGTTGCGGGCCAAGGTTGCCTCGTGCAGGGGCTGGTAGCTGTTCCAGCCCAGCAAGTGTGAGCCGAGCTGCTGACCTGTCAGGCGCGCCACCTCCGCGGGGATCGGTTCCGCGCCCCCGGCCGCGTCTGCCAGCAGTTGGACATGGCAGCAGGTGTCCAGGAGCGTGAACCACCAGGCGGCGGCGTCGAGTGTTTCTCCGACGGTGACCAGACCGTGGTTCTTCAGCAGGATCGCCTTGTGCCCGCGAAGCTGTTTGGCGATCCTGCGCCCGTCGTCCTTGGCGAGCACCAGACCCGTGTAGTCGTCGAACACCTCGTGGTCCTCGAAGAACGGGCACGCGTCCTGAGTCAGTGGGGGGAGCTTGCGGGCAAAGGCGGAGAAGGCACGGCCGTAGACGGTGTGCAGGTGGATGACGGCCTGGACGTCGGGGCGAGCCCGATGGATCTCGGCGTGGATGTTGAACGCGGCAATATTCACGCGGCGTTGCCCGTCGACGGTCTCGGTGCTGTCGCCGTCGACACGGATCAAGTCCGCCGGCGTGATGGTGGAGAAGGGGTGGGCCAGCGGATTGGCCCAGTAGGTGTCGGCGTGTTCCGGATCGGCGACGGTGATCAAGCCGGCGAGGCCGTCCTGGTCGAAACCGAGGCGGGCGAAGTGCCGCAGCGCGACGGCGTGCCGAAATTTGAGATAGGCGCGGTGTTCGGCGTAGGTGTCGAACACCGGCGGGTGACGGAAATAGTCGTCTCCGGGCATGTTCGCCAAAGCCTTGCTCATCGGGCACCTCCCATGGTCGATTCCGTGTGTTGGTGAAGTGCGCGCAGGTCGTGGTCGCGGCCCTCTTCACCGTGGAAGAAGCAATTCCAGCCGGCCAGGATCTCGGCCATGTTGCCGGTGTAGCTGCGTTCGGCCTTGACGTAGTCGCCACTGCGGCCGAACGACCAGCCGATGACGTTGCACTCCTCCACGTCATGGCTGGGCGCCACCTCAAGGAACCTGGCGATGCGAGTGGGGATGCGTGGCAGCGCGTTCTTGGGGACTTTCAGGGCGTAGAAGCACACCCGCTCGATGTCGCCACTGTGCAGGTCGAGGGTGATGGCGACGCAGTAGTCCTCGGGCATGTACGCCAGGACCTCTTCCACCACATGTGCAGCTGGTGGTGTGCTGCCGGACAGGGCGTGGATGCGGGCGAACTGAACGGTGTCCAAGGGACCTTTGCCGCGGAAGTAGACGTTCGCACTGTGGTGGCGCCAATCCACCGCTGCGAACCGGACGTGTGCCAGGCCCAGTGCGAGGAAGTCCTTCAACCGAGCCTGCACCGACGCCGGCAGAGCGGGAACGGTGAGAATGTCCTCGGCTGGCCGCAGGCCGCCGAAGTACAGCCATGTCTTGGCCATCCCCCGCCCAGCGTCGAAGTCGCCCGACTGTACCGGCGCGCCGCCGTAGAGGCTGCTCCAGGCGTCCACCACAGCCAGGGTCGGATGTGCGGCGTCTAGCAGCCCCGCATCGATGGCACGGCTGACGGTATCCATCTTGAGGCGGGAGAAGAACCGGTACGACAGTTGATCTCCAGGCTGACTGGTGGTCTTCCATAAGGTGGCGCCCTGGGCGAAGTTGTCACGGAAGGCCTCAAGGACGGTGTCGGTAAGACGGTGAGCAATGGGCGCGCCGATCGCGGCGGCGGTAGCGCGTATATCGGCACGGAAGCGTTCGCAGTCGAATTCTTGATCTATCGGGAGAGCGGGCATGACTTCCTCCGTCAGTCCTGGCCGCCTATGGGCATGGCGGCAAATCGCTCAGGCCAGGGCCTTCCATGGGATTTACGGCGCAACACGCCATGAGTAGCGCTCTCACACGAGCGCCCACAGACCGTCGGTCTCTATCACTATCAAATCACCGCGCAGCCCAAAAAGGGGACCTCCTGTCGGAAAAGTGGGTGCAGGGCTCCATCGTTTTGGCGGTCGGTGCGACAGAGCCGGTATGGGCCTGATACGGCAACTCGGCCGTGATGGTGATGGATCGGCAGGTACACGCGCAGGCACAGCTTCCGGTGACCATGGAGTGTCGAGTTCGCTGATCACCACGACGGAATTCCGTGCCTGCCACGCAGGCATCAGCCATCCCCGCCGGGCTGGGTCAACTCGCCGGCTCCGGTCCGGCCCGCCCGAAGAACTGCCCGGCCTACGGGCCCGGCTGTCCCGCCTGCCCGACCCCCGCCACCGGGGTCGCCGTCACCCGCTGCCGTACGTCCCGGCCCTGGCCGCCTGCGCGGTCCTGGTAGGAGCGAAGTCCCTCACCGCGATCCCCGAGTGAGCCGACGACGCCTGTGAACAGCTCTTTCTCCGCTGCGGGGCCATGCTGCGCGAACCGCACCGGCCCTACCGGGCGCCCAGCGAGGTGACTGCGCGCCGGGTACTGCAGCGCATCGACGGCGATGCGCTCGATGCGGCGATCGGCGGCCGGCTCACCGCCGGCGCGGACTCCGCCAAGCTGCCGTTCCCGCACGCCGGCCAGGCGCTACCGATGCCACCGATGTCGACGGGCGCGGCCGACGCACCATCAACCGCTGCGCGGCGGCCTGTTCTCGTGTCCCCGCTCGGTGGTCCAGCATGCCCGAGGCATCCAGCCACGCCTCCCACCGGGACCACATCTCGGGTGCGTGGGACCCCGTGATCCGGCGCGAAAACCCGTCAATCACCATGCCCGGCAACCGAAACCAGCATCCCGCATTGATCAACTCGCTGTGGACTACCGGGTACGCTGCCAGTAGACACCGTCGCGGTCGATCCTGATCAGTTCGTCGGCGATGTCGAACCTCGCGCGGTATTCGTCCACCGCGTCTTTGCACGGCGGGCACATCAGGTAGTCGTCCACGATGACGTAGCCACCGACCGACACCTTCGGGTAGAGATTGGTCAAGGTGTCCCAAGTAGACTCATACAGATCCCCGTCCATTCGCAGCACGGCGAGCGCGTCGATCGGCGCAGTGGGCAGGGTGTCCTTGAACCAGCCGGGGAGGAACCGGACCTGCTCGTCGAGCAGGTCGTAGTTGCGGAAGTTGCGCCGGACCTCGTCCTCGGACACCGCGAGCACGGCATTGTGCCGATGCAGCGCCATCCTCCGGTCACCGGGATAGCCGTCCGCACCGACGTCAGGAATGCCCTGGAAGGAGTCGGCGACCCACACAGTGCGGTCGCGCACGTCGTGGGCGCGCAGGATTCCCCGCATAAAGATGCACGCTCCACCACGCCACACCCCGGTTTCCGCGAGGTCACCGGGGATATTGTTGCCAATAACGTCTTCGACACATTGCTGAATGTTTTCGAGGCGTTTGATTCCGATCATCGTGTGCGCGTTGGCCGGCCAGTCCCGCCCCTCATTGCGGACCTCTTCCCGGTACGTTGCATCGTCATGAGAGAAGTTTTGCCGGTGTGCGGGATCCTCGTACACAGTCCCGGCCAGCACCTTCTTCATGAGGTTCAGATACAGCCATGAGCCGCTGCTTGTGCCTTGTGTAGGTCCTTCGGGCTGAGCTTGCAATGAATTGTCTGCCACGCTGACCACGATAGGTGTCACTTCCATTCGGGTCCAGTGCCTCGACTCAGAAGGTTGACGAGGAAATGCGGTTGGCCAGTTGCGCCGGAGGTGCATGACATGAATGCGTGCGGGACTACGTGGTCGATCAAAGCGAAATCTGGCCGCCCGGCCGATTTACCACCACACGCGAGCGTCCACCGAACATCACCGAACGAAGTGCGACAGGATCTGGAGCCGACCACACCTGATCGTCGGCTGTCTGCCGGCCACCGGTCTGGATCTCAACGGGCTGATCCACGAACCGGATATCGCAGATTCAACCTGAGTACTGGAAGCCTTCGGGCGAGAAGTCCTCGTCACGTACCGCGCTTACGCCTTGGGTTCTACGAATCCGTAGCTGATGACTTCGTGCACGATGCTTCGGGCGCGATCCTCACTGTCGATTCCGCGGTCGGTGATTATTTCGATGATCTCGCGGCCCGTGCGTTTTCCGTCGGCGTGTTCAACTGCCGCCCTGACGGCCGGTGTATACGCGATCGACGCACCATTTGTGTGCACGAGGGAGCGCGCTTCGCGGAGATAGCGTCCGTCGACTGCGAAGTCGTTCACCACCGATCCGCAGGCACTGGCGATCAGCGGGGTGTCCAAATCAATGCCAGCACCATTGAACATGCTCTCGACCGACTTTTTGAGGTCCGCTGATACGTCAAGATGTTTTGCATAGTGGTTGTACCAGGCGCGGTGCGCGAAGGCGCCCGCGATGAGCGAGACGAAGGCCTTCTCGGGCTCGATCGACGGCACGCCAAAATGGCTGCGCGCGTGCCAGAAGTACGATTCCTTGCTGCCCTTGTTGCCCGCGTAAAGGAAATATACTTGGTCGCGCAGTCGCGCGAATTCTTTGCGGTAGGCGCCCTCATAGAACTGCAGCATCCGCGCAGTATCCAGTTCGGGCTTGTCGAGGATGGTATTGACGACCGTCGCAGCAAGAAAGCCACTCAGCATCGCAAGGTGGACACCAGTGGAGAACAGCGGATCGATGAAACAGGCCGCGTCTCCGATCGCGATGTAGCCATCGCCGCAGAAACGGTCGTAAATGTAGGACCAGTCACGCTGGACGTGCATGTCATCGACGAGTTCGGCGTTTTCCGTTCGGCTCGCGAGTTCGGGCGTTTTCTCGATGCTGTCGAGGTAGTACTGCCGCACACGCGTGGACTTCAGCGCATTGAGGGACTCGCGGTCGACCACTGCTCCAATGCTCGTGATGTCATCTCGCAGTGGAATGCACCACCACCAACCGTCATCGAAGGTGGGCAGAAAAATGTTGCCGGCGTCTTCGCCTTCGGAGCGCTTCACTCCCTTCCAGTAAGACCAGACCGCCATATTCTTGAGATACGGGTCCCATTCCTGGGTGTGGAGGCGCTTGGTCACCAGGCCGCCCTGGCCGGAAGCATCGACCAGCCAACGGGCCGTGGCAGTGCCGGTCTCGCCGGTGTCGGTACGCCGGTAATTTACGGTGGACCGGCCGTTGTCGTCGATGGAGAAGTTTGTGACCCTGTGCTGCTCGCGCACATCAACCCCGTGCTCCCGCGCGTTGTCCAGCAACATCTTGTCGAACGGACCGCGTTCGACCTGATATGTATAGTCATGGGTCACGG from Streptomyces roseochromogenus subsp. oscitans DS 12.976 encodes the following:
- the rfbB gene encoding dTDP-glucose 4,6-dehydratase; translated protein: MRLLVTGGAGFIGSEFVRATLRGVLPGSSGTHITVLDKLTYSGNELNLAPIADLPNYRFVQGDICDRGLVDDVVAGHDAIVHFAAETHVDRSIDSAASFVRTNALGTQVLLEAASRHRLGRFVHISTDEVYGSIPEGAWTEVSPVAPNAPYAAAKAAGDLLALAWHRTRRLDVVVTRCTNNYGPYQYPEKLIPLFTTNILDGQQVPVYGDGRNRRQWLHVSDHCRAIQLVLLGGRPGEVYHIGGGIELTNLELAEHILAACGVGWDMVRHVPDRLGHDLRYSLETAKIRTELGFSPRVAFAEGLAETVEWYRTHRGWWEPLKNPDKATGSPSDAGR
- a CDS encoding TylF/MycF family methyltransferase — encoded protein: MKKVLAGTVYEDPAHRQNFSHDDATYREEVRNEGRDWPANAHTMIGIKRLENIQQCVEDVIGNNIPGDLAETGVWRGGACIFMRGILRAHDVRDRTVWVADSFQGIPDVGADGYPGDRRMALHRHNAVLAVSEDEVRRNFRNYDLLDEQVRFLPGWFKDTLPTAPIDALAVLRMDGDLYESTWDTLTNLYPKVSVGGYVIVDDYLMCPPCKDAVDEYRARFDIADELIRIDRDGVYWQRTR
- the rfbD gene encoding dTDP-4-dehydrorhamnose reductase, which encodes MTTNAAELEAHMVNRWLVTGAAGMLGRDLVGVLQGLNESVVAVTRQDLDITDRFSVRAVVSRYQPTTIVNCAAWTRFPEAEVSESEALLINGRGVRELASICSDRSIRLVHLSTDYVFDGTSCQPYAESAATSPINAYGRTKLAGEQAVLELLPDDGTIVRTAWLYGRHGTNFIRKMVRLEQMRKTVDVVDDQWGQPTWTVDLAQQIVALVRQGASGVFHGTSSGETTWYDIARMVFRLLGADPGRIRPVRSDQVAGGELRPRYTVLGHAAWREVGLTPIRHWATALTQSFPLLVDGES
- the cloR gene encoding bifunctional 4-hydroxy-3-prenylphenylpyruvate oxygenase/4-hydroxy-3-prenylbenzoate synthase, with protein sequence MSKALANMPGDDYFRHPPVFDTYAEHRAYLKFRHAVALRHFARLGFDQDGLAGLITVADPEHADTYWANPLAHPFSTITPADLIRVDGDSTETVDGQRRVNIAAFNIHAEIHRARPDVQAVIHLHTVYGRAFSAFARKLPPLTQDACPFFEDHEVFDDYTGLVLAKDDGRRIAKQLRGHKAILLKNHGLVTVGETLDAAAWWFTLLDTCCHVQLLADAAGGAEPIPAEVARLTGQQLGSHLLGWNSYQPLHEATLARNPDLAAMAPALPPQTPALAR
- a CDS encoding aromatic prenyltransferase, with the translated sequence MPALPIDQEFDCERFRADIRATAAAIGAPIAHRLTDTVLEAFRDNFAQGATLWKTTSQPGDQLSYRFFSRLKMDTVSRAIDAGLLDAAHPTLAVVDAWSSLYGGAPVQSGDFDAGRGMAKTWLYFGGLRPAEDILTVPALPASVQARLKDFLALGLAHVRFAAVDWRHHSANVYFRGKGPLDTVQFARIHALSGSTPPAAHVVEEVLAYMPEDYCVAITLDLHSGDIERVCFYALKVPKNALPRIPTRIARFLEVAPSHDVEECNVIGWSFGRSGDYVKAERSYTGNMAEILAGWNCFFHGEEGRDHDLRALHQHTESTMGGAR
- a CDS encoding FAD-dependent oxidoreductase: MSENQEYDVIVIGGGPGGSMVSSLLADGGKKVLVLEVAKFPRYHIGESLLLGTVDLLDKIGVREKLEAGDYIKKYGVEWVWGEQREPWKVDFRNAVSVTHDYTYQVERGPFDKMLLDNAREHGVDVREQHRVTNFSIDDNGRSTVNYRRTDTGETGTATARWLVDASGQGGLVTKRLHTQEWDPYLKNMAVWSYWKGVKRSEGEDAGNIFLPTFDDGWWWCIPLRDDITSIGAVVDRESLNALKSTRVRQYYLDSIEKTPELASRTENAELVDDMHVQRDWSYIYDRFCGDGYIAIGDAACFIDPLFSTGVHLAMLSGFLAATVVNTILDKPELDTARMLQFYEGAYRKEFARLRDQVYFLYAGNKGSKESYFWHARSHFGVPSIEPEKAFVSLIAGAFAHRAWYNHYAKHLDVSADLKKSVESMFNGAGIDLDTPLIASACGSVVNDFAVDGRYLREARSLVHTNGASIAYTPAVRAAVEHADGKRTGREIIEIITDRGIDSEDRARSIVHEVISYGFVEPKA